ACGCAAGAAAAACGATATCTATGGGGAGGAGGAGCTGCAGTAATGAGAATCTCTAATTAGGAGAAATTTAAATCGGCTAATATGAATATATAAGGAACTTAATGAACACTGTATGAAATTCAATATTGTAAGGCCTGCTTTTGTAATCCCATCTCTGAGAGATTGAAGAGTACTGCACTGGTAATGTTCCCCTTTTGGATATCATGtgttaattatttcattctaGTAGGGCTGCTGTCCAGAATCTGGCAAATTACTGACTGATTTAACGACTAACCTCGTAAGCGAAAGGCAgactgaaccttttttttttctttttcttttttttttttttttttttttttgcagacgTAGATGTTGGTGCAGATTTGAAATAACTCATTGACAGCTGTGTCTTACCTTGTCTTTTTAATCATTTGTAAACATCCTTCACAATTATGTGCTTCTGGTGAGCTAGTAGCCGTGACGGCTGTCACCCAAACCTGATATCAAGGAAAATAGAAACTGAGCACTCCATTATTGTGGACAGCATCCCTAAAGTCTCTTCCCATCAATCTAACTCTGTGGCAAGTTGTATTATGGACAAAGCCCACATCTATTGTAGCAGCAAATGTTGGCTTCGTTCTGGGCACAGAACTTAACCTCCACTTAAGCTTCTAAAACTGTTTACATCGGTTGGGACACAGCTGTGCCTAAGGCTCCTTTGTGTTTTAATCTTAATAAAATTGAGAGAACAAATTACAGAGCAGGCAAGATGTGGAAGTATTTTCTGTACCCCTGGTGGCTTCTCGGATGGACCAAACGGCACTGCGGTATCGGTATGACAGAGCCTGTGCTTCTCGTGTCTCCTGAAGGCTCCAAATGACTTCTGTACTGCGAAGTAAAGCCAAATTCTGGAAACCAGTCCTGTGCTCTGGTCTGATTCACTTCAGTGGTACGAGCAGCACCTCCTTTCTGAGATCCCTTGGATCTCTGCCCGCCTGCCAGGCCTGAAACGTGAGTGGTTGCGGAGCATTTCCTCCTAGAAATAATCGGGCTCAGGCTTCCTTGGTTGGGCTTCCTGGCCCCAGCTGCTCTCGGGGCTGCTTTTTGGCAGGGGAGAAGATGCTGCGGCACGAGGCCTGTCACCGTGCCTCTGGGCGCCAGCCTTCTCgctccctgcagccacccccTACTGCCTGCATCCAGAAATAGCACTTCCTTGAAGCAGCATGAAATAATTCTTGCTCTTACGGCTCCTCTGCAGGGCActgatctctctctctcgctctaaGTGATGCTCCTCTTCGGCGTGAGCCTGAGCCATCCCACGGCACAGATTTTGCAGCCTGCAGCAACCCCGCTGTTGGGGGGGCAGGTGTGGAGCGAGGAGCAGGGCTTGTGTTTATACACAGTGAGGCCAagggccagaaaaaaaaaaagaaaaaaaaaaaaaaaagagaaaaatgccttTGGAACAGCTTTCTCCCAGGCAGGGGCGCTGGTGAAGGCTTCAGCCCTCCCTTCCGCTGTAGCCGTGCTGCTCTTGTGCCGCTGCTGAAGAGGAACCGGGGCTTTGACCACATCTCGTTCATAAACCGGTGCTGGGCTAAGCCTGGCTCCAGctgcccctttccttcctccctccctgcgctTCGGGGCTTTCGGCACTTCCTCTCCCTGGGCCCTGGTTCCAGGAACCGCCTTTCCAGTTGAAGCCGCTGGGAGCCGGGTAGTGGCAGAGCGAGGTGCCCAGCTGTGGCCGGTGAAGTTCTCCCTGGCCTCGCGCTTCCTCTCTTGAGCTGCTTCAGTGCTCGGTGGCAACAAGCTGAGCCTTTTCAGAGGCAAGACAGACCTAACGCCTGTGGAAAAACGGGCTCTTGTCACCCCTCGCTGCTGGGACCTGGTTACTCctcggggaaggaggagggtgttCGTCCTGCAGCCCCGCGTCTCCACGAGCCCACCACCGTTAGAGCCAAGCCATCTTGCTTGCTCTTTCCTTCCCTTGTGGGCTTCAACGTGGAGGGTTAGCGCAGAACAAAGCTGGTTTCTGATCTCTGCGTGAGCTGGGAAAGCTGCTCTCCTCCCACCTGCTGCCAGGAGAGGCCGGGGGCTGAGCGGGAACCCCTCTCCAGAGAGCCAGCGGTGGGCGAGATTTAGTTTTTAGATTTTATTACTCAAACTCTCTACAAAAGTCATCCAGCACATAATGTTCTTgcattcttttattaaaaaaaaaaaaaaaagaaacgaggACAACCCTGTCCTCCAGATCCATAGGTAGGGGATCTTACACAGGTCTGAACTGCGGCATtttgtcgtcgtcccccccccggcatGTTTGTCAGAGCTACCATAAATAAAgagcttttttgttcctggctcCTGTTGTCTGGCTATTTACAAGACTTTCCACGTGCTGCAACGCGCTCGGGTCCCAGCAGTGAACCGGTACCAAGAGGCAACAGGGGCGACTTGGAACGTAGTGTGGAGCGGCGGCCGCGGGCTCGCTGGCACTCGGGCGACGGTGGCCAACACCTGTTAAAAATGTACACCCACCCCCGCGGCTAACGCAGGCGGCCTGTACAGCGTGTACAGCAACAGCCCCATGGAAAATGCTTTTATCATTGTGGACTCGTACCGTTCCTAACCTTCAAGTaaacggctttttttttttttttttaaaatctattgttcctgttttttccaATGTCAGCTGCACTAAGCACTTGAAAAAAACTCCAATAATTTAAAACTGTGTAACGTTAAAATAACCTCCGTCCTATACGCAAGTCGATGGCAGGGAGTAAATCCCCGGGAGGATTTGCATTAGCCATCGTTAAATAATTTCTACATACATACAGAACTAGAGCCAACCTTCCCCTGCGCACGGCTCCTGTGTGCGGCACCGGGAATCCACTGGGATGTCGGGGCCGTCCCGCAGAGGACCGGGATGCCCAAACCGGCGCCGCGGGGCCCGGGGAGGAGCTGTGCTGCGGTTTCGCTTCGTCACCTGCAACAGAGAGACGCGGCGCAGGTTAttgctctgctcccctccttgcTCTGGGCAGTGCCGATGTCTGGCGGAGCTTCCCCAGGGCAAGTGCCGGAGTGTTTCCCGTTGCCGGCAGTGCCGAGTGTGGCTCTGCTGAGCACGGGCCATCAGGACGGCTTCAGGAGTCGGCCCTGAGCAGATCCTGCAGCCAGTCCCGGGGAAAGGTCCCCGCTCGGCTGCGGGAGCCGCTGGACTCCAGCTCCCCGCCTGCTGCCCCGCAGACAATCCGGGAGCTGCTCCCAGACTTTTTGGGGGAGAAGGGGTCGATCCCAAGCTCCCCCCCTGCTTACCAGTAGCTTCTTCTAAACGGGGAAGCCACTTTCTGCATCGTCCTAAGGAAGGTGTTGACATCAGCCACGAGGATTCCTTTGCTTTCGAGGACCTCCCTGCTGACGCTGGACTTCTCTGCGAAGGAAGGAGGGGAACCGTAATTCAAGGTTGTTCTGAAACCTACAGAAAATATCCCCAAATCCCACTGCAGTTATCCTGTTTTGCAAATGGGAGCAGATGAACGACGCTGAACAGCCTCAGCCCAGCAAGGCCAGAATTAGAGCGTGACGTAAAGCCATCCGCAGGCTCGAAAAATTGCCGGAATTTAGCAGAGCTCCGAAAAAATCTGTTCGTTTTGCCTTTTACTGCACCGACTTGCAATGAATCAGCTCCCACCTTACCCGCACCTCAAATAAGTGATTCTAGGAGAAATGGGAGCAaaatggggtgggtttttttgtacttccTCCATCACCTCCCAGGCCGATTTCGGAAGGTGCTCGTGGGGGTTGAGGGCACCAGCACAGGGCAGCGCCCGGAGCCCGTCCTCACCTGTGAGATACACGGCGAACCTGGCGCTGACGCGCTGAACCTGCAGGTTCAACAAGCAGTTGACGGACTGGGATTCGGGGGAGGACCCGGAGTCGCAGGCGTGGTAATGCAGCACCTCGATGAGATCAGCCCCTTGGCACGATTTGAGGATTAAGCGCTTCTTGCGGGCGTTGGCGTCCACCCTGGTGGGAGAGGGCCAAGGTGAAGTGGCGGAGGGGCTtcacccctctctcccctcccagggaaggagcaggTACGATGGGACCTGCCTTCCCCAGGCGTGTTTCTTTCAGCCTCATGGGTGCTTTTACGCTTGTTACCCTGCACTAAATGGAGACGGCAGGAGCAAGCGTCGCTGTACAGCTCGCACGTGCggcaagaaaacaaaatgaccCCTTGCTCCAGGCAGCTCCGACAGACCATGGCTCATGATCCCACCACAGAGTCAAGAGACGCTACACGAGTGCCAGCGATGGAGCATAAGGAAACCACTTGcggcacagaatcacagaatggtttgggttggaagggaccttaaaaatcatccagtgccaccccctgccctgggcagggacacctcccaccagcccaggttgctccaagccccgtccaacctggccttgaacccctccagggatggggcagccacagcttctctgggcaacctgggccaggggctcacccccctcacagcaaaggatttcttcctgactTCTAAtagaaatctcccctcttccagtttaaaacccttccccctcatcccatggctcccctccctgctccagagtccctccccagctttcctggaacccctttagggactggcaggggctggaaggtctccccggcgccttctcttctccaggctgaacccccccagctctctcagcctgtccccacagcagaggggctccagccctcccagcatctccggggcctcctctggccccgctccaacagctccgtgtccttctgctgttggtggccccagcgctggaggcagcactgcaggggagtctccccgagcggagcagagggggctgAATCCTCATCCCACAGACTACGATGAAATACCCGACCCTGAGCTTCTGTGACACCTCACCGCTCCCGGACTGAAAACCAGGTCTTCAAACTGATTGCTTTGTGCTATCACCGTGAAGGAGAGGATCTGAGATTTCTCCCCATTTGTAGCTTTTTCTGCTCCGACAGAACAGACCGGTTTCCTCTTTATTCGCAGGTCGTTACTAGAAAGCCATCCCTTGTGGCCCATGGTCTGGCGCTGACAAAGGCAGCCTGCCCCATAAAAACATCCCTCTCTGAGTTCAAACGTGATAAAAGCAGGACATTTCAATGGATACTATGCGCTGccttacttctctttttctgattgCATCATTTAAGTACACGTCGTTGCAAACAACCTCCAATAAGTAGCAAATAGCAACAGGAGAAGTTCTGCTTTTCCCAGCTGGGTTTGATTTTACGCACGCCCCACGACACCCCGGTTCCTCTCCATGTCATAAACTCAGAGCTCCTCATCACTCCCCCAAATCCCACGCGTGATGAGACGGAAAAAAAGAAACGGCAAAGAGACGGCGGGGGCAGAGAGAGCCCCGGGAAGGTGCCCCGAGCTCCCAGGGCGTGTGTGTGCGGGAGCTGGGGTGAGCTGGTGGGAAGGGAGCGTCTACAGGGGCAGCTTTCGGAGTGTGCGGCTCCTCAAATGAGGTTTGTGCCGTTCCTCAAGCCCCTTGGCAGGCTGTTAACGCTCAGAGAGGGCGTCGCTGCCAGCGCGATGGGGGAAACCGCCTTATGGAGATACAGCGGGGTGCACGGAGCAGCTGCCAGAGCTCTGCCTCATCCAGGATCACGTGCAAGACACGTTTCAGGCCATCTGATCCTCTCCAGGTCCCATGTCCTGCTGCTCCATCTCATATaggtacaaaaaaagaaaaaaaaaaatctatggcaCTTTACTTGCTAGCAAGCAAATGCTGGCCTCTGGCCGTTCCAGCCAGCACACGCTCTCTCGCTGATAAGAGAAGTTCTTATTTGACCAAAAATCTTCAAGTTCATCTTGTAAGAGGCCTAAACCCAACAGAGGCACCTAactccccccgtgtccctgcactGAGAGTAAAAAGGGACACCAAACTCCACCACGGTGGGTACGTCCTTGCTGCGGTGACGAGGACAGCAGGGACAAGGGAGCCGCCACCGCTGAGCCGTTACCTGACGTCTTCTCTGAGCTTCTTGCTCTCCTTGTAGTGAAGGAGCCACTTCCACCTCCCGCTTCTGTTCAGCTTCTCCAGCACCTTCACCACCTCTTTCAGTTGGCCTGGGGAGACAGCAAGAGCCAGAGGGTAACCAAGGGTGGAAgagggggacctgggggtgtctctggcCCAAGCCCTGCTCAAAGTTGGGCCACCTGAGGTTGCCCAGGGCTTTGTCCAGGTgaggtttgaatatctccaaggatggagactcacAACCTAGGTTGTGAAACTGGGCTCCTGTCCTGGTGTTTGAACACACTTGCTGTCGATTTTCCCCCCTAATTATCTAAAAAAGAGAAGTGCAACTTGTCCCTGTCACCTCTTGCCCCATCCCGGCGCATCTCCAGGAGCTCTGTGGCTCCGTTTTCTCTGCCCCTTCCCATTAGTGAGCCGAAGAcagcgacaaggtctcccctttgccctcccttctccaggctgaatgtcCTTGTACAACCCCTCCTCCAGCACCTGACCATCTCGGTGGCCCCTGCTGTACTTGGATGTTTTGGGGAGCCCTGACCTGGACTCACTACCCAGATGAGGTCTCAAATGTCAAATAGAGGGAAAGAATTGCCCCCCGCTAAAGCAGGAGCAGAGGACGCCAACGGCAAGTTTTTGGACGGTGTGGGCAAAACAGCGAACAAAGAACGTCTGCGTGTCTGCATTCAAGCGAGACTCACCCAGCGTTACCGTTTCCAACACCTCCTCGTCCGACACCACGAAGCCACCGGCATGAAACAGCTCCTGGTACGTGTGAGCTGTTACATCTTCGGGGCTGTCCACTCCGGCAAACACCACGTTCGGACACTGCTTTAGCTTCAGCAAGCACGGGACCTGCCCAAGGCAGAGATGCTTTAGCACACGCAGCCGAGTTTCAACAGCATTTGCACCTCTCCGCAACTCACCCCCGCTCCCAGAGACCGGGGGAACCCACCCCCTCCTCTTCTGCATCACCCCGACGCTGGTGTCTCCACCGCCCGACCCCAAAGCCGTGGCCAGCAATACAGGGAGCTACAGGCAGGTTCACTGCAACGTTCACTGGAATCCAGGAGCCAAAGCCCGGCTGAGCCGCTCCGTTACAGAAGATAAGCCCAGCCTGACCCCTTTGGGCTGGGCTACTCCAAGCGATGTTATTTGGTGATCAGAAACggagacagaagaaaagcagagctgacaggcttcatgtttttcaaataacttgtttttaaagAGCTCTTCATGAAGCACCGTTCTCCCAGTGAACAGCGCGTCTGCGGAGACTGACAATTAAATCTACAGCTATACGTAGCCTAACATTTCAAATCTTTAAAATGGATCCTGATATTCAAAAATGGTGCTGGGTAGAAAAAAAGGACGGACTCGGGCCTTACGTTGTGGATGTGGGAGGAAATGTCCTTGTTCCTGATGACGACAAGCAGCCTGTCGTCGTCCGCTTCGTGTTTCGCTTCGCAGAATCTCGGAGGTTTGATCTCCACGCAACCGTCTTTCTTCAGCAAGGTCTGAAACGGAAATCGTGTTAAGACGGTTTGTACGGAGACTGTCTTCACAACAGTGGTGCCACGCTCCCGGCACACACGTGTCTGGGGACAAGGAGAGGGGACGGAGACAGCGACCCTAACCAGGCACCCTGGTGTCAAGGGCACCCTAACGGTGTCCCTCTGTCAAAGGCACTGCGCGCTCCGGGCTGGGGCTCCATccagagggagaagcagcagccattTACCTTAGCTGGCAAAAACCTTTTAGAAAACCACCTTGACCATCTCACCACACCGTGCATCGGGCCTCCTTGCTATTTTGGAGCAGCAAATCTTCCCGTGCAATCACCTTCCTGAAGTTTCCAACCCTTTAAGGAGAGCTCAAGCCAAAGCCACCTCGCGGGGGTTGAGTTTGGGCTGCTCCTGCCTGAATTCCAATTGTTTCGGTCCAGGGGGATGTTGCCAAGTGTtaggacaagaagaaatagcctcaagttgcaccaggggaggattagattggatattaagaacaAATTCACCGagagggttgtcaagccttggaacaggctgcccagggcagtggtggagtcaccatccctccAGATATTTGAAAGACacgtagacatggtgctgagggacatggtttagtggtggacttggcagtgctaggtttatggttggactcgatgatcttaagggtcttttccaacctaaataattctatgatttctaaTTTCTGGCGGTGATGAAATGGTAGAGGCAGCTCCTGGCATAAGGGAACCACACGCCACCCATCCTGGGTTCAGCAAGCTTGACCTgcccctgcttctgctgccctcAGCTCTCACCCCAGGGCCACCCGTCCCCGTCCAAGCCGGCAGGACTGGCTGTTACCTTCACTCTTGCAAAGAAAGGGTCCTTGTCCGTCTCCACCAGGTAGAACATGCCGGCGCGGCTGCAGGCCTCCTTGGCCACGCTGCGCAGGCGAAAATGCAGCGTGCTGCACAGGTCGGCGATCATCTCCTCGAAGGCGGCCATCCTCCCAGGGAGGGACGCGCACGTCCACTCGCTCGTGGCCTCCCCGGGCGCTGGGACTGTCCCTCCGCCCTCGCTCCCCGTGTCAGCCCtgctcagcatcaccctgtggaACTCGGCGTACTCGTCGAGGATGACGGCGATGTCCCCCCGTGAGTCCTTTAGCTTATTACCGTATTTGAGCTTGTTGAGGTGGAAGGGAGCCGCGTGGCCCTGGCTCGCGGTTCGGGATCTGGCCCTGCTCCTCTCGTGGCAGAGGGTGTCCTGCCATGGGGCAGATGGGTCCCCATGCCGGCCGCTCTGCCGGTGCCAGCCGAGCCCGCTCGGCCACGCGTCGGAGGGCAGGATCGTCACCTGCAAAGGGCTCCTGCTCCGCAGGGAGAATGGGGCAGGAGCTTCTCGCCTAGGCAACGTCTCAGACATCACCTGGGGAGAAAAGTCTTTTGGAAAGATGCTTTTGGAGGTAGAAAAGGGTGGTTTCCTATTCCTTAGGATTTGTTTTAGCTTATAACGGAAACGGAGACACTCCATGTCCAAAGTGTGCTGGGTGATTTCCTCAAAACCCCTCCAAGTCCCCATCAGTGACCTTAACAAATGAGACTGCCCCGCACCGTGGCTGCACCTCTTTGAAGACTGCAAATTTTCCATCCTCTCCTGGCACTTTTTAGTGACCACAAAGTTCCGGTAGTCCTTGGCGATCCCCTGGCTGTCCCTAATATTGACGTATGGTGGAACGCGCCTGCTGCTGGCTTCCCCCGGGCCGATCGACCAGCCACGCTCAGCCCGTGAGCCCCCCTCCATGCCCAGGGAGCCCCAGTCCTCACTGCACCCCTCCGTGTGCACCGAGCTCGGAGAGGAGGAGTCGCAGTTAGTCCTTGTGCCTGCAGCATCCACGGATCTCGTGCCGTAGGAACCCGTGGCTGTAAACAGGGACTGTGAAGTCCCCCCGAAACATTCCTGGTCTGAGTCGCCAGAGAAAAACTCAAACAGATCTTCAGAGGTCGAGCCCACACGTCTGTCTCTGCTGGGGAGCTGCTTTGCCCTCGGGAGCAAGTCCGAAATATCCTCAGTGTCACTGAGCTCCAGGCTCTCTCCGGAGATTTCCCTGTGTGCGCATAACGGCAACATCGGGAAGGGGAGAGTGGGGATttctccctctcccacctccatGCCGGCATGCTGCAGATCAGCAAACGCATCGGATCCCTCGGCCTCGTGCTTGCTCCGGTTGCACATAAACTGGGGCTCGCACAGAGGCGTGAGCAACTCCCCTGCTGAAAAAGACGCAGGACTGGGAAGAGGGATGCTGCTTCCTCCTTCCGAATCCTCATGCAGGATGGGTTCCTTCTCATGGCTCCCTACCACGTCCCCAGGGCTGGCACACCCGGAGCCGGTGCCCGGTGGCAGTTGTCCCATGCAGCAGGACCTTGGGGCACCGTCCGGGGCCAGACTCACGCTGGGGGAGCACGTCTCAGGGTGCAAACTGAGGACCGAGTCTGGCTCGACGCTGTGCAGAGCTGCCTTGTGGCTGTGAGAAGGAGGCGTCGATCTCGGGCTACCTGGCACAAGCGCATCCGCAGGGGAGCTCTCTGCCGGCTCTGCATAGCAGGGACCTGTGTCTTTTTTCACCTCTTCCGCACATCTGGGCTTTAGGGAACCATCCAGGCTCTCGGCAGCCAACTCTGCAGCACCTACTCGCTTGTAGGGCTTCCCATTTTGGCACAGGACTGACCCCAACTCGCTTTGCTCTAACAAGTGTGGGGGGGGGTTTGCGTCTCCGCCACGGGGGAGAGGGTCCTGCTGGGGGGGAGAAGCAGGAGCCGAGTCTGTGTGGACAGGTGGGGACAGGCCATCtggggagctctgctgctgcctggggtgcTCCTTCACGGCAGACACTCCCTCTCCCACCGAGGAGGAGGGCTCTGATTCCACGAGGTGATGAAGAGAGGTCTCTGGCTCCTGCAGTGCATTAGCCACCATCGCTGGGTTCCTTTTGTCGCTCCCGGGGAACTTATCTGCGCCGAGGAACACATGATCGCTCTCCCCAGCTTCGGAGCCCCCTGCTAAGGCTGTACAGTCGAAGGCAAAGCCCTGGCCATCACCTGCTCCCCAGGACGCATCCAGCACATCTGCGCGGTTGGCAGGAGGGCTGCTACGCACTTCTTCCACCAAAACCTTGTTCCCTTCTTGGTTTGATTCACCAGCGCTCAGCGAAGTGAGGTCAACATAAACGTCGCCTCCGCACCTTTGGGAAAGGCAGCTGCTCCCTCTCAGGCCACTCTGCGATGGAGACTGGATGCTTGCCATGGTCTCCTGGTCCTCTGGAACAGCCCCTGGATCTGTTGCTCCATCGAGAGATGTCACGCAGGCAGAGCTGGAGTCAGGGGACAAGGCTAGCGACAGTCCCTGGCCACATGGTGACTCGAggccagctgtgccagcagcttTGCTCCCAGCAGGCGCCCACCTGTCTGCAGAGGGCGAGCGATCCTTGTCTTTCTGCTCCAAGGCGTCTCGGAGCATCTCTCCAGCAGGTCCCAAGTTGCCTGTAATGCTGCCTGGCTGTGCCCCACACACCAGCCTCGGATCAGATGGTAACGGCAGCATCAACCCGCTGTCACAGGGCGACCCCATATGAGCTGGACTGGCTGCATGCGCCAGACCAACACCATTTGTCTCTGTGTCTGGGGTGGCCAAAGCCTCCCAGGGCTCTTGCAGCGTGTCCAGGCTTGGCGCCATCTCACCAGGGAGCCCCTCAGGGCCAGTCTCAGTCCCAGTCCCATCTGACAGCACTGGCGTTGATCTGCCTGGGCAGGGGGACGCtaaagcagcagggctgggcacagaGCCCTCTCCAGGAATGTCAAAGTCCTTCAGACATGCCGAATTCACTGGCTTCTGCTCGCTGTGTTCATGCTCCACGTCAGCATCACCGCTTTCGGAAAACGCTGAATCAACAGGCCCCAGGACTGTGCTTTCATATTCAGggtcctctttctctttttttccctcctccacctcttcctcctctttttctggACGTTCAAAGGGGTCTTGTgattccttcccttccccactggCTCCATCAGGCTTTGCACTTCTGGGATGTGCTTCTAAGGGCATGGAATCACAGGCACGTTGCAGTCCATTGCTGGTGGCCCAGCTGCCGTCCTCACCCTCCGTACAGCGCCCACCGTCTCCCATGCTCTCCCTGTCCTTGGGAGGGCTGGGGCCACCTCCTGACCCTGGTGCCCACCccctcttctcctgctgctctccacGTCCACGCAGCGCACTCGGTGCATCACTCCAGAGAGCTGTACTGGAATTCAGGGCTTGGTTGCAGAGGTTTTCCTTGCTTAGTGCAGCTGGGGGCTTGCCAGCATCACCAAGCTCATCGGAAGGGCTGGGGGCGATCGTAGCGTCCGACAGTCCTTCCTTGGGCGGCTCCTCCTGAAACAAGACAATTCAGAGTTTAATCTTCAAGAGAGGCAAACGCAGGAGCTGAGACACCCGTGCAGGAGGACACGGATATTTTAAACCCTCCAACTTTGTGAGTACAACCATCCCAACAGCAACCAGGGAGATTAGTTTGAGTTTGTCTCTAAAATAAGCCCAGGTTGAATCCCTACCCTGTGTGAGCCGCTGCCATCCCCACTGCAGCCGGCAAGCAGAGTCCCACAGACAGCCAGGGAAAGGTTCTGAAACTTTCTACCTTCTCTACACCATGAAATGGCTTAAAAATAGGCCAACCTGTGTAGGGG
Above is a window of Larus michahellis chromosome 1, bLarMic1.1, whole genome shotgun sequence DNA encoding:
- the TASOR2 gene encoding protein TASOR 2 isoform X4, whose translation is MLGDPAKGVYISKYADCLHPRPWYHGKSGYIVIFKLIKGKVKVVSENYTTSYTCPSPGYDCHVAVSRNNTPSKTSHCQAFEQSQYYVYEVSDGSTAERPRQICPYIIIACQYREPKEMPVLAIESLPELNHKALYCPWRGQLSIRGQLLCNIALRTPYSSTIPAQLPPNLDINHVMGLSDLKKKLPEAAFGKRNYIENEVCFQGVYFSLYEVEISNKDQYKMDQLVENLKENDLAIIKYLQDQGFLILLTSSALARDDGFDPKEPVSLLALFLFTSSRSVCLRVEKHDPKDEREDSDNSDVSLKIASVLPGLRYALQKATSSSWGDAVSTSVRIKQHLQEYTKLDQNPQPAAGQTSEVPLPSLLSLTEDECTNPFKKRSEQSLSQLQCYFSDPSSYTLETSAAVGCLTGPVQSLCCDSQANCKADFSSAVPPDPLPPNTAAKSENPKPTVGLDQGGEAPTKDVNSASKLWVQQSRRKSCRDVGTSTRSPPKIGDSGRNRKATKKKKINMSLSFPKKPGLTANSNEPMLKLANLQFPHRRKRGAEVLSAEFVHKTQSESVQKETSAPDDAGLEAKRAKTLKNPDMKKVPVAETVTKPMKKWKEPLSVLPSEVSSQCHSADSPTSEIYPGGVADLGFGLKGNDYESHALNLLADLALGSCIPLLIPGDNGMITVSCSPSSDSAKEQQSHRKHKSLRVASDHEYHRVDKLAKGSTSPSKALPNEKLPLAEKIDLNDLASIPRERSPGIFSKKNSASPSPAKPQALPPRETQEAVEVNKHSISAEHSYASQMPEHSKKHMYPRGGPYPGPVPSRNGTRNARAGPLVGKVLPFRHQHNSTHPQQPFEAVATRHRSSLLSPRLKENFAKSHTVNICGESVKVTCRWEAEYLFNLDSRYTNDALEKTVIRALHGPWDPDLPDDVEEMKLILHMWVALFYSKPSKLLSSSRKVVEHSNPKKYVSLNSTGDFLELSDDGEDCFGLETCPADSRSDPDQTPSSSLDRSTGCQGRFRPEESSADSQTDADGTPGVVDSMVSSSSGELSCGEEEPSSTSSPESRSLTECADESLAVKDRQLAVVPEERGHDVSTITAEEPPKEGLSDATIAPSPSDELGDAGKPPAALSKENLCNQALNSSTALWSDAPSALRGRGEQQEKRGWAPGSGGGPSPPKDRESMGDGGRCTEGEDGSWATSNGLQRACDSMPLEAHPRSAKPDGASGEGKESQDPFERPEKEEEEVEEGKKEKEDPEYESTVLGPVDSAFSESGDADVEHEHSEQKPVNSACLKDFDIPGEGSVPSPAALASPCPGRSTPVLSDGTGTETGPEGLPGEMAPSLDTLQEPWEALATPDTETNGVGLAHAASPAHMGSPCDSGLMLPLPSDPRLVCGAQPGSITGNLGPAGEMLRDALEQKDKDRSPSADRWAPAGSKAAGTAGLESPCGQGLSLALSPDSSSACVTSLDGATDPGAVPEDQETMASIQSPSQSGLRGSSCLSQRCGGDVYVDLTSLSAGESNQEGNKVLVEEVRSSPPANRADVLDASWGAGDGQGFAFDCTALAGGSEAGESDHVFLGADKFPGSDKRNPAMVANALQEPETSLHHLVESEPSSSVGEGVSAVKEHPRQQQSSPDGLSPPVHTDSAPASPPQQDPLPRGGDANPPPHLLEQSELGSVLCQNGKPYKRVGAAELAAESLDGSLKPRCAEEVKKDTGPCYAEPAESSPADALVPGSPRSTPPSHSHKAALHSVEPDSVLSLHPETCSPSVSLAPDGAPRSCCMGQLPPGTGSGCASPGDVVGSHEKEPILHEDSEGGSSIPLPSPASFSAGELLTPLCEPQFMCNRSKHEAEGSDAFADLQHAGMEVGEGEIPTLPFPMLPLCAHREISGESLELSDTEDISDLLPRAKQLPSRDRRVGSTSEDLFEFFSGDSDQECFGGTSQSLFTATGSYGTRSVDAAGTRTNCDSSSPSSVHTEGCSEDWGSLGMEGGSRAERGWSIGPGEASSRRVPPYVNIRDSQGIAKDYRNFVVTKKCQERMENLQSSKRCSHGAGQSHLLRSLMGTWRGFEEITQHTLDMECLRFRYKLKQILRNRKPPFSTSKSIFPKDFSPQVMSETLPRREAPAPFSLRSRSPLQVTILPSDAWPSGLGWHRQSGRHGDPSAPWQDTLCHERSRARSRTASQGHAAPFHLNKLKYGNKLKDSRGDIAVILDEYAEFHRVMLSRADTGSEGGGTVPAPGEATSEWTCASLPGRMAAFEEMIADLCSTLHFRLRSVAKEACSRAGMFYLVETDKDPFFARVKTLLKKDGCVEIKPPRFCEAKHEADDDRLLVVIRNKDISSHIHNVPCLLKLKQCPNVVFAGVDSPEDVTAHTYQELFHAGGFVVSDEEVLETVTLGQLKEVVKVLEKLNRSGRWKWLLHYKESKKLREDVRVDANARKKRLILKSCQGADLIEVLHYHACDSGSSPESQSVNCLLNLQVQRVSARFAVYLTEKSSVSREVLESKGILVADVNTFLRTMQKVASPFRRSYW